The following proteins come from a genomic window of Micromonospora echinofusca:
- a CDS encoding endo-1,4-beta-xylanase has protein sequence MIERCHRDTRPRSRPRLHAALAVAAVGLLAAAGATVLPGAASAGTTLGASAAERGRYFGAAVAANKLSDNTYVTILNREFNSVTPENEMKIDATEPQQGQFTFANADRIVSHARSRGMSVRGHTLAWHSQQPGWMQNMSGSALRQAMLNHVTQVATHFRGQVVAWDVVNEAFADGSSGARRDSNLQRTGNDWIEAAFRAARAADPGAKLCYNDYNTDDWSHAKTQAVYAMVRDFKQRGVPIDCVGLQSHFNSGSPYPGNYRTTLSSFAALGVDVQITELDIAGASPTTYRNVVNDCLAVARCTGITVWGIRDSDSWRASDTPLLFDNAGNRKPAYDAVLAALNNGTPPPTTPPPTTGPTTPPPGGGSCTATLRDGTRWGDRFNSEVTVSGATNWTVVVAVTPPQKVSATWNGTPSWDSSGNVMTMRSNGSGNVFGFTTMANGNWSRPQVYSCTAS, from the coding sequence ATGATCGAGAGGTGCCACCGGGACACCCGGCCGAGATCGCGCCCCCGCCTGCACGCGGCCCTCGCCGTCGCCGCAGTGGGACTGCTCGCGGCGGCCGGCGCCACGGTCCTGCCCGGCGCGGCGAGCGCCGGGACCACCCTCGGCGCGTCGGCGGCGGAGCGCGGCCGCTACTTCGGCGCCGCCGTCGCCGCCAACAAGCTCAGCGACAACACCTACGTCACGATCCTCAATCGCGAGTTCAACTCGGTGACGCCCGAGAACGAGATGAAGATCGACGCCACCGAGCCGCAGCAGGGGCAGTTCACCTTCGCCAACGCGGACCGGATCGTCAGCCACGCCCGCAGCCGGGGCATGAGCGTACGGGGCCACACCCTGGCCTGGCACTCGCAGCAACCCGGCTGGATGCAGAACATGAGCGGCAGCGCGCTGCGCCAGGCGATGCTCAACCACGTCACGCAGGTGGCCACCCACTTCCGTGGTCAGGTGGTGGCCTGGGACGTGGTGAACGAGGCGTTCGCCGACGGCAGCAGCGGGGCCCGGCGCGACTCGAACCTCCAGCGCACCGGCAACGACTGGATCGAGGCGGCGTTCCGGGCCGCGCGGGCCGCCGACCCCGGCGCGAAGCTCTGCTACAACGACTACAACACCGACGACTGGAGCCACGCCAAGACCCAGGCCGTCTACGCCATGGTCCGCGACTTCAAGCAGCGTGGCGTGCCCATCGACTGCGTCGGCCTGCAGTCGCACTTCAACAGCGGCTCGCCCTACCCGGGCAACTACCGCACCACGCTGTCCAGCTTCGCGGCGCTCGGCGTCGACGTCCAGATCACCGAGCTGGACATCGCCGGGGCCTCGCCCACCACGTACCGCAACGTGGTCAACGACTGCCTCGCGGTGGCCCGGTGCACCGGCATCACCGTCTGGGGCATCCGGGACAGCGACTCCTGGCGGGCCTCCGACACACCGCTGCTGTTCGACAACGCCGGCAACCGCAAGCCCGCGTACGACGCGGTCCTCGCCGCCCTGAACAACGGCACTCCCCCGCCGACCACGCCGCCGCCGACGACCGGCCCGACCACCCCGCCGCCGGGCGGCGGAAGCTGCACCGCCACGCTGCGCGACGGCACCCGGTGGGGCGACCGGTTCAACAGCGAGGTGACGGTCAGCGGCGCCACCAACTGGACGGTCGTCGTCGCGGTGACGCCCCCGCAGAAGGTCTCCGCCACCTGGAACGGCACGCCGAGCTGGGACAGCAGCGGAAACGTCATGACCATGCGCTCGAACGGCAGCGGCAACGTCTTCGGGTTCACCACGATGGCCAACGGCAACTGGAGCCGCCCGCAGGTCTACTCCTGCACCGCCTCCTGA
- a CDS encoding GNAT family N-acetyltransferase: MEAERIAAVRRFNRTVTQRVGALDDEYMARARPLAQARLLWEIGPAGAEVAALRSRLGLDSGHLSRLLRALEGDGLVTVGPAEQAGGDARVRVATLTDAGRAEWAELDARSDEFARSILAPLTGRHRERLVAAMAEVQRLLVASMVLVGPCPPGDPRARACVRAYAREVARRFDGGFDPARSNPVRDEELVPPAGVFLLATLNAEPVGCGAVKLHPGAPAEIKRVWVADSVRGLGLGRRLLGELERHAAERGWTAVRLDTNRNLTEAIAMYRAAGYREIGAYNAEPYAHHWFEKRLTP; encoded by the coding sequence ATGGAAGCCGAGCGCATCGCCGCCGTGCGGCGGTTCAACCGGACGGTAACCCAGCGGGTGGGGGCACTCGACGACGAGTACATGGCGCGCGCCCGCCCCCTCGCGCAGGCCCGGCTGCTGTGGGAGATCGGTCCCGCCGGCGCCGAGGTCGCCGCGCTGCGGTCCCGGCTCGGGCTGGACTCGGGGCACCTCAGCCGCCTCCTGCGCGCCCTGGAGGGCGACGGGCTCGTCACCGTCGGGCCGGCCGAGCAGGCCGGCGGGGACGCCCGGGTGCGGGTCGCCACGCTCACCGACGCCGGCCGCGCCGAGTGGGCGGAGCTCGACGCGCGCTCCGACGAGTTCGCCCGGTCGATCCTCGCACCGCTGACCGGGCGGCACCGCGAGCGGCTCGTCGCGGCGATGGCCGAGGTGCAGCGGCTACTCGTCGCGTCGATGGTGCTCGTCGGGCCCTGCCCGCCGGGCGACCCGCGGGCACGCGCCTGCGTACGGGCCTACGCCCGGGAGGTGGCGCGGCGCTTCGACGGCGGGTTCGATCCGGCCCGCAGCAACCCGGTCCGCGACGAGGAACTCGTCCCCCCGGCGGGCGTGTTCCTGCTCGCCACGCTCAACGCCGAGCCGGTCGGCTGCGGCGCGGTGAAGCTGCACCCGGGCGCTCCCGCCGAGATCAAGCGGGTCTGGGTGGCGGACTCCGTACGCGGGCTCGGGCTCGGGCGGCGGCTGCTGGGCGAGTTGGAGCGGCACGCCGCCGAGCGGGGCTGGACCGCCGTCCGGCTGGACACCAACCGCAACCTCACGGAGGCGATCGCGATGTACCGGGCGGCCGGCTACCGGGAGATCGGGGCGTACAACGCCGAGCCCTACGCCCACCACTGGTTCGAGAAGCGACTGACACCGTGA
- a CDS encoding extracellular catalytic domain type 1 short-chain-length polyhydroxyalkanoate depolymerase → MRARLRLLGAALAAAALTALAAVTLAPPASAATLTEVTNFGPNPSSLRMYLYVPDAVAPRPGLLVAVHYCTGTGPAMYANTQYAALADRYGYIVVYPSVTRSSQCFDVSSPQALRRDGGSDPVGIKSMVDHVRQRYAVDPDRIFATGISSGAMMTNVLLGLYPDVFSAGAAFSGVPFGCFATTNGSEWNSECANGQVSRTPQQWGDLVRNAYPGYTGRRPRMQTWHGTNDEVLRYPNFGEQIKQWTNVHGLSQTPTYTDSPQAGYTRTRYGGSGDRAPVEAISMQGVSHNLPVDAAQAIRFFGLDTTAPPTTPPPTTPPPTTPPPSTPPPSTPPPVPGGCRVGYTVNAWNAGLTASVTVTNTGTATVDGWSLAFPLPAGQNITNGWNATYAPTSGAVTARNVSYNATIAPGASVSVGFQATHTGDTGRPSSFTLNGVTCTIA, encoded by the coding sequence ATGAGAGCCAGACTCCGACTGCTGGGCGCCGCCCTGGCCGCCGCCGCGCTGACCGCGCTGGCGGCGGTGACGCTCGCCCCGCCGGCGTCCGCCGCGACGCTGACCGAGGTGACGAACTTCGGCCCCAACCCGAGCAGCCTGCGCATGTACCTGTACGTGCCGGACGCCGTCGCGCCCCGGCCGGGGCTGCTGGTCGCGGTGCACTACTGCACCGGCACCGGCCCCGCCATGTACGCCAACACCCAGTACGCGGCCCTGGCCGACCGGTACGGCTACATCGTCGTCTACCCGTCGGTCACCCGCAGCAGCCAGTGCTTCGACGTCTCCTCCCCGCAGGCGCTGCGCCGCGACGGCGGCAGCGACCCGGTGGGCATCAAGTCGATGGTCGACCACGTCCGGCAGCGGTACGCCGTCGACCCCGACCGGATCTTCGCCACCGGCATCTCGTCCGGCGCCATGATGACCAACGTCCTGCTCGGGCTCTATCCCGACGTGTTCAGCGCCGGCGCGGCGTTCTCCGGCGTCCCCTTCGGCTGCTTCGCCACCACCAACGGCTCCGAGTGGAACAGCGAGTGCGCCAACGGCCAGGTCAGCAGGACCCCGCAGCAGTGGGGAGACCTGGTCCGCAACGCCTACCCGGGCTACACCGGGCGGCGACCGCGCATGCAGACATGGCACGGGACGAACGACGAGGTGCTGCGCTACCCCAACTTCGGCGAGCAGATCAAGCAGTGGACCAACGTGCACGGGCTGAGCCAGACGCCGACGTACACCGACAGCCCGCAGGCCGGCTACACCCGCACCCGCTACGGCGGCAGCGGCGACCGGGCACCGGTCGAGGCGATCAGCATGCAGGGCGTGTCGCACAACCTGCCGGTCGACGCGGCGCAGGCGATCCGCTTCTTCGGCCTCGACACCACCGCTCCCCCCACGACCCCGCCGCCCACGACGCCGCCCCCGACGACCCCGCCGCCCAGCACTCCCCCGCCCAGCACCCCGCCGCCCGTGCCGGGCGGCTGCCGGGTCGGCTACACCGTCAACGCGTGGAACGCCGGGCTGACCGCCTCGGTCACCGTCACCAACACCGGCACCGCGACGGTCGACGGCTGGTCGCTGGCCTTCCCGCTGCCCGCCGGGCAGAACATCACCAACGGCTGGAACGCGACGTACGCCCCCACCAGCGGGGCGGTCACCGCCCGCAACGTCTCCTACAACGCCACCATCGCGCCCGGCGCGTCGGTCAGCGTGGGCTTCCAGGCCACCCACACCGGCGACACGGGACGCCCCTCCTCGTTCACCCTCAACGGCGTCACCTGCACGATCGCCTGA
- a CDS encoding metallophosphoesterase family protein, with protein sequence MPSLRGIRTGASRFVRSRWARRAMTVAALVAVTSVGVIVGVVLGGRGESDVGPFRVAFHVSLAADGGTEVAVPPLGSLFLDSHEGPARLTARLDSLDQRRTEALINDPAALARAGETAPQDLRDALVRLGLRTLGVAVLASMLLAAVTFRSVRRVAWSGGLALLITGGTLGTAAATLRPQALAEPRYEGLLANAPALIGDAQRIADDYGRYAEQLQRLVGNVGKLYATVSSLPIYQASPDTTRLLHVSDLHLNPAAWPVIKTVVDQYDIDAVIDTGDITDWGSEPETTYVSMISHLDVPYVYIRGNHDSPRTAAAVASQPNAVVLDNSVTLVAGLRIAGIADPRFTPDKREEASGPWDESPTTVEGAGELLATTIRALDAPVDLALVHDPASAPALNGLAPVVLAGHTHRREVTVLPPTGEVTTRLVVQGSTGGAGLRGLEGDEPTPLAMSVLYLGPDRQLKAYDDIRVGGTGTAQVSLDRKVIEAPPVGVPPTSGAPTPVVRPANR encoded by the coding sequence ATGCCGAGCCTGCGAGGCATCAGGACAGGTGCGTCCCGGTTCGTCCGGTCCCGATGGGCCAGGCGGGCCATGACCGTGGCCGCGCTCGTGGCCGTCACCAGCGTCGGTGTCATTGTCGGTGTCGTGCTGGGTGGCAGAGGCGAGAGCGACGTCGGCCCGTTCCGGGTCGCGTTCCACGTGAGCCTCGCCGCGGACGGAGGCACCGAGGTGGCCGTGCCACCCCTGGGGTCGCTCTTCCTCGACAGCCACGAGGGTCCGGCCCGGCTGACCGCCCGCCTCGACTCGCTGGACCAACGACGGACCGAGGCGCTGATCAACGATCCCGCAGCTCTCGCCCGTGCCGGGGAGACAGCACCGCAGGACCTCCGTGACGCGCTGGTGCGCCTCGGGCTGCGTACGCTCGGGGTGGCGGTCCTGGCCTCGATGCTGCTCGCCGCCGTGACCTTCAGGTCCGTCCGCCGGGTCGCCTGGTCCGGCGGCCTGGCCCTGCTGATCACCGGCGGCACCCTCGGCACCGCCGCCGCGACGCTGCGACCGCAGGCGCTGGCGGAGCCGCGCTACGAGGGACTGCTGGCCAACGCCCCCGCGTTGATCGGTGACGCCCAGCGGATCGCCGACGACTACGGCCGCTACGCCGAGCAGCTGCAACGGCTGGTGGGCAACGTCGGCAAGCTGTACGCCACCGTGTCCAGCCTGCCGATCTACCAGGCGTCCCCGGACACCACCAGGCTGCTGCACGTCTCGGACCTGCACCTCAATCCGGCCGCCTGGCCGGTGATCAAGACTGTCGTCGACCAGTACGACATCGACGCGGTGATCGACACCGGTGACATCACCGACTGGGGCAGCGAACCCGAGACCACCTACGTCTCCATGATCAGTCACCTCGACGTGCCCTACGTCTACATCCGCGGCAACCACGACTCGCCCCGCACCGCTGCCGCGGTGGCCAGCCAGCCCAACGCGGTCGTGCTCGACAACTCCGTCACGCTCGTCGCGGGGCTGAGGATCGCGGGGATCGCCGATCCCCGTTTCACTCCCGACAAGCGGGAGGAGGCCTCCGGCCCCTGGGACGAGTCGCCGACGACGGTCGAGGGCGCCGGTGAACTCCTGGCCACCACGATCCGGGCCCTGGACGCCCCCGTGGATCTCGCACTGGTGCACGACCCGGCGTCCGCCCCTGCGCTCAACGGCCTCGCGCCTGTCGTGCTGGCCGGGCACACCCACCGTCGGGAAGTGACGGTGCTGCCACCGACCGGTGAGGTGACCACGCGACTGGTGGTGCAGGGGTCCACCGGTGGGGCAGGGCTGCGAGGCCTCGAAGGCGACGAGCCGACACCGCTGGCCATGTCGGTTCTCTATCTCGGCCCGGACCGCCAGCTCAAGGCGTACGACGACATCCGGGTCGGCGGCACCGGCACCGCACAGGTCAGCCTCGACCGCAAGGTGATCGAAGCTCCTCCGGTCGGCGTTCCCCCGACCTCCGGCGCGCCCACCCCGGTTGTTCGTCCCGCGAACCGGTAG
- a CDS encoding serine/threonine-protein kinase — MHDNPRRGPEDCEQGFGSTSVGYRPASTETTARPERNPAPIASTPYDDRGDEHMRLLQQRYRLDEPVGQGGMAVVWRGFDLRLQRTVAVKMLSAELLDDPAARGRLRGEALAAARLDHPHVAGVYDYGEQRRLGRGRAPFLVMEFVDGETLAACLRRSGRMPWRDVARVGAAVADALAAAHALGLVHRDVKPGNVMLGSRGIKVVDFGIAAGVGQDPADEGELIWGTPAYLAPEQAAGATAAPAGDIFALGLVLAECVSGLSPAELRHGRGAAEVPSVPGLPDEVADLVGRCLSSEAGRRPEAGQVAVALRGATGVEVVSVRPAAAVSDPPAATGSTRELTGGPRAPARTADTRPGTVPVPGPARLRSLRSRAAIGVPAVLLAAVLVGQLPGFTGLDDAADSDNGSTDPQSGGCAARYTAHQMADGSFRADLAVTNIGGQWLRDWSLAFALPPGHRVLTTGTSWDQDRRRVTLAPARPLAPGATLAAALRGTVEAERLRAPVAFSVNGLPCDRVVSQIASPVVGSAPSSAAAPSAGKGRPADGTASTPSPNAAPGEPTTAQDIDPLPLEPDPGGDPQPPASPPATGDPQDTTMPPPPVDPSPSTEPSPGTDPPPSVDPSPSTDPPPSSASASPPPGDEFVPDPRPSDPPGPPTSADPSVTGSPGVGGSVTGSPRIAV, encoded by the coding sequence TTGCATGACAATCCCCGCCGTGGTCCGGAGGACTGTGAGCAGGGGTTTGGGTCCACGAGCGTCGGGTACCGCCCAGCGTCGACGGAAACAACGGCGCGACCGGAGCGGAATCCCGCCCCGATCGCGTCGACGCCGTACGACGACCGGGGAGACGAACACATGCGACTCCTGCAGCAGCGCTACCGGCTCGACGAACCGGTCGGGCAGGGTGGCATGGCGGTGGTCTGGCGCGGTTTCGATCTGCGGCTTCAGCGCACAGTGGCGGTGAAGATGCTCTCCGCGGAGTTGCTGGATGACCCGGCGGCGCGTGGGCGGCTGCGCGGTGAGGCGCTCGCTGCGGCAAGACTCGACCATCCGCACGTCGCCGGCGTCTACGACTACGGTGAGCAGCGGCGTCTCGGCAGAGGGCGGGCACCGTTCCTCGTCATGGAGTTCGTCGACGGCGAGACCCTGGCCGCCTGTCTGCGCCGGTCGGGACGGATGCCCTGGCGCGACGTCGCCCGGGTGGGTGCCGCCGTGGCGGACGCCCTCGCCGCCGCACACGCCCTCGGACTCGTCCACCGCGACGTCAAACCCGGCAACGTGATGCTCGGTTCCCGGGGGATCAAGGTCGTCGACTTCGGCATCGCCGCAGGTGTCGGCCAGGACCCCGCCGACGAGGGGGAACTGATCTGGGGCACGCCGGCATACCTGGCTCCGGAGCAGGCGGCCGGTGCCACGGCGGCGCCAGCCGGCGACATCTTCGCCCTGGGCCTGGTGCTGGCCGAGTGTGTCAGCGGGCTGAGTCCCGCTGAGCTGCGGCACGGCCGGGGTGCTGCCGAGGTCCCGTCCGTTCCCGGACTGCCGGACGAGGTGGCCGACCTGGTGGGGCGTTGCCTGTCGTCGGAAGCGGGTCGCCGGCCGGAGGCCGGCCAGGTGGCAGTCGCCCTACGGGGCGCCACCGGCGTGGAGGTGGTGTCGGTGCGGCCTGCGGCCGCGGTGTCCGACCCGCCGGCGGCCACCGGATCGACCCGTGAGCTCACCGGTGGTCCGAGGGCTCCGGCCCGCACCGCGGACACGCGGCCCGGGACCGTGCCGGTACCGGGTCCTGCACGTCTGCGCAGCCTCCGCTCCAGGGCCGCCATCGGCGTACCGGCGGTCCTGCTCGCCGCGGTACTCGTCGGCCAGTTGCCGGGCTTCACCGGGCTCGACGATGCCGCGGACAGCGACAACGGCAGCACCGATCCGCAGTCCGGCGGCTGCGCCGCCCGGTACACCGCCCACCAGATGGCGGACGGGAGCTTCCGTGCCGACCTGGCCGTCACCAACATCGGGGGGCAGTGGCTGCGTGACTGGTCACTGGCGTTCGCGCTGCCTCCCGGCCACCGGGTGCTCACCACCGGCACGTCCTGGGATCAGGACCGCCGCCGGGTGACCCTCGCCCCGGCGAGGCCGCTGGCACCCGGCGCGACCCTGGCAGCGGCGCTGCGGGGGACGGTCGAGGCCGAACGTCTGAGGGCTCCGGTCGCGTTCTCCGTCAACGGCCTGCCGTGTGACCGGGTGGTGAGCCAGATCGCGTCGCCCGTCGTCGGGTCCGCTCCGTCGTCCGCCGCCGCCCCTTCGGCAGGAAAGGGTCGGCCGGCCGATGGGACTGCCTCCACGCCGTCGCCCAACGCCGCGCCGGGGGAGCCCACGACTGCGCAGGACATCGATCCGCTTCCGCTGGAGCCCGACCCGGGAGGTGACCCGCAGCCGCCCGCCAGCCCGCCGGCGACCGGGGACCCCCAGGACACCACCATGCCTCCACCGCCCGTCGATCCCTCGCCGAGCACGGAGCCGTCGCCGGGCACCGACCCGCCGCCGAGTGTCGATCCCTCGCCGAGCACCGACCCGCCGCCGAGCAGCGCCTCGGCATCGCCGCCGCCAGGCGACGAATTCGTCCCGGACCCCCGACCCAGCGACCCGCCCGGCCCGCCGACCTCCGCCGACCCTTCCGTCACCGGGTCACCGGGGGTGGGCGGATCCGTGACCGGCTCACCGCGGATCGCTGTGTGA
- a CDS encoding mechanosensitive ion channel family protein yields the protein MERFLEAVWDTSSVGGRLVTSVVLIVLAIVLAPLAGRLATLRVHDTTNRYYLRKAVHYLTVVALLFALALLWRPFAGRVGVVFGLLAAGLALAMQEVIGAFAGWVSILTGRQFRVGDRIQMCGVRGDVLDITPLRTRILESGSSSDPESWIRGRQYTGRVVSLSNRFVFSAPVYNSSTVLDHLWEELTLPVPYEADWHLAERILCEEAENVSSTVEARGAIEQMRHRYPVADAEVDPRVFIRATPNWVELSARFVVPVRAARQVKDKVTRRVLERFAENGIRVASVTQDITVHPPQSPATGAAPDGRR from the coding sequence ATGGAGCGGTTCCTGGAGGCTGTCTGGGACACGAGCAGCGTGGGCGGCCGCCTCGTGACCAGCGTCGTCCTGATCGTGCTAGCCATCGTGCTCGCCCCCCTGGCCGGCCGCCTGGCCACCCTCCGGGTACACGACACGACCAACCGTTACTACCTGCGCAAGGCGGTGCACTACCTGACCGTCGTGGCGTTGCTGTTCGCGCTGGCACTGCTGTGGCGGCCGTTCGCCGGCCGGGTCGGTGTGGTCTTCGGCCTGCTCGCCGCCGGTCTCGCGCTGGCCATGCAGGAGGTCATCGGCGCGTTCGCCGGATGGGTCAGCATCCTCACCGGCCGGCAGTTCCGCGTCGGTGACCGGATACAGATGTGCGGGGTCCGCGGCGACGTCCTGGACATCACCCCGCTGCGTACCCGCATCCTGGAAAGCGGCTCCTCCTCCGACCCGGAATCCTGGATCCGCGGCCGCCAGTACACCGGACGTGTGGTCTCCCTGTCGAACCGCTTCGTGTTCAGCGCACCGGTCTACAACAGCAGCACGGTGCTGGACCATCTGTGGGAGGAGCTGACCCTGCCCGTCCCCTACGAGGCGGACTGGCACCTGGCGGAGCGCATCCTGTGCGAGGAGGCGGAGAACGTCTCCTCGACGGTCGAGGCGCGAGGCGCCATCGAGCAGATGCGTCACCGCTACCCGGTCGCCGACGCGGAGGTCGATCCCCGCGTCTTCATCCGCGCCACCCCCAACTGGGTCGAGCTGTCGGCGCGGTTCGTGGTGCCGGTGCGCGCCGCACGACAGGTCAAGGACAAGGTCACCCGGCGGGTGCTGGAGCGCTTCGCCGAGAACGGCATCCGGGTGGCGTCGGTGACGCAGGACATCACCGTCCACCCGCCGCAGTCCCCGGCTACCGGCGCCGCCCCGGATGGTCGTCGGTGA
- a CDS encoding cation:proton antiporter domain-containing protein: MDLLHLSYALVGVLGVLLAFWSSAIRRVPVSEPLLALLLGVLVGPVLGLIDLPHRQASVLTLEASRVLLAISLMAVALRFPLPEYRSVIRPIGVLLAVAMAGMAVVSAGLAWLVLGLPVALAALLGACLTPTDPVLASSIVSGGPAERQLPARLRQVISGESGANDGLAFVFVVLALSAVTSGSFAGQLGTAVWGVVGAVVVGLAVGYAAGRAVMTAEAREDVDEGSLLIFTVVLGIAALGVARVARTDGILAVFAAGLAYNAVIGDRSRASEQRLDDALTRYLVLPLFFLLGVEVPWRDWADLGWPLAAFVVAVLVLRRLPVVLALKRVLGMPRRSVVFLGWFGPIGVSALFYLTHSQEEGARDPRLWAAGSLVVVASTVVHGITATPGRRWYARRSAAVTDDHPGRRR, encoded by the coding sequence ATGGACCTGCTTCACCTCAGCTACGCCCTGGTCGGTGTCCTGGGTGTGCTGCTGGCCTTCTGGTCCAGCGCCATCCGTCGGGTACCGGTCAGTGAGCCTCTGCTCGCGCTGCTGCTGGGCGTACTGGTAGGTCCGGTCCTCGGGCTGATCGACCTGCCCCACCGCCAGGCGTCCGTACTGACCCTGGAGGCGAGCCGGGTCCTGCTGGCCATCTCGCTGATGGCCGTCGCGCTGCGCTTTCCGCTGCCGGAGTACCGGTCGGTGATTCGTCCGATCGGTGTGCTCCTCGCCGTTGCGATGGCAGGAATGGCCGTGGTCAGCGCTGGTCTGGCCTGGCTCGTTCTCGGCCTTCCGGTGGCCCTGGCCGCGCTGCTGGGTGCCTGTCTGACGCCGACCGACCCGGTCCTCGCATCCAGCATCGTCTCGGGCGGGCCAGCCGAACGGCAGCTGCCGGCTCGGCTACGTCAGGTGATCAGTGGCGAGTCGGGTGCCAACGACGGGCTCGCCTTCGTGTTCGTCGTGCTCGCGCTGTCCGCCGTGACGTCCGGATCTTTCGCCGGGCAGCTCGGCACGGCGGTGTGGGGGGTGGTGGGGGCCGTGGTGGTTGGCCTGGCGGTCGGCTACGCCGCCGGCCGGGCCGTCATGACGGCCGAGGCCCGGGAGGACGTGGACGAGGGCTCCCTGCTGATCTTCACGGTCGTGCTCGGCATCGCGGCACTGGGGGTCGCCCGCGTGGCGCGCACGGACGGCATCCTCGCGGTGTTCGCCGCCGGCCTGGCCTACAACGCGGTGATCGGCGACCGGTCACGTGCATCCGAGCAGAGGCTCGACGACGCGCTTACCCGTTATCTGGTGCTGCCGTTGTTCTTTCTGCTCGGCGTCGAGGTGCCGTGGCGTGACTGGGCCGACCTGGGCTGGCCCCTGGCGGCCTTCGTGGTCGCGGTGCTGGTGTTGCGTCGCCTGCCGGTGGTGCTCGCGCTGAAACGCGTACTGGGGATGCCCCGGCGAAGCGTGGTGTTCCTGGGCTGGTTCGGGCCGATCGGCGTGTCGGCGCTGTTCTATCTCACTCACAGCCAGGAGGAGGGAGCCCGGGATCCCCGGCTGTGGGCGGCCGGCAGCCTGGTGGTGGTCGCGAGCACCGTGGTGCACGGCATCACCGCCACGCCGGGCCGTCGCTGGTACGCCCGCCGGTCGGCGGCCGTCACCGACGACCATCCGGGGCGGCGCCGGTAG
- a CDS encoding DUF2254 domain-containing protein has translation MSRPRTMSARLAEVRESFWLVPGMFAVGAVAVAGGLSMLELQLDLPVEGILPSNPAGARSLLSSIITAMISFTALVFSITVVALQLASSQYTPRVLRTFLQDRIIQATLGTFVATFLFAMVVLAALPARDGERFPELSLAVSMSLVLASTGIFIYYLHHITTVMRVSHIIASIGAQTRRSIARLPAPDEPAAMVRGEVTQTVPAPAPGMVSNVDLPLLARLAREYDCAITVVPAPGDFVVEGAPLVRVHRVVGATDRPVPTDEASQGVTIGMERTPGQDVGFGFRQLADIAERALSPAVNDVTTAVRAVQEAHDLLRRLATRPDPVHVVRDDDSTVRVRVDGVRYDLLLAMVVDDIRLVADQQPRVARLLDAVLRDLATVALPAHRAAIACRMSPAAHSSH, from the coding sequence GTGAGCCGGCCCCGCACCATGTCCGCGCGGCTCGCCGAAGTGCGGGAGAGCTTCTGGCTGGTGCCGGGGATGTTCGCCGTGGGCGCGGTGGCAGTGGCCGGCGGCCTTTCGATGCTGGAGCTGCAACTGGACCTTCCCGTCGAGGGAATCCTGCCCAGCAATCCCGCGGGTGCCCGATCGCTGCTGTCGTCGATCATCACGGCGATGATCTCCTTCACCGCGCTGGTCTTCTCCATCACGGTCGTGGCCCTGCAACTGGCCAGCAGTCAGTACACGCCGCGGGTCCTCCGGACGTTCCTCCAGGATCGGATCATCCAGGCGACGCTCGGTACGTTCGTCGCCACCTTCCTGTTCGCGATGGTGGTGCTCGCGGCGCTGCCAGCCCGGGACGGGGAGCGGTTCCCGGAACTGTCGCTCGCGGTGTCGATGTCGCTCGTCCTGGCCAGCACCGGCATCTTCATCTACTACCTGCACCACATCACCACGGTGATGAGGGTGTCGCACATCATCGCCTCGATCGGCGCCCAGACGCGGCGATCGATCGCCCGCCTACCCGCGCCGGACGAGCCGGCGGCGATGGTGCGCGGCGAGGTCACGCAGACCGTGCCCGCCCCGGCCCCCGGGATGGTCAGCAACGTCGACCTCCCCCTGCTCGCTCGCCTGGCACGCGAGTACGACTGCGCCATCACCGTCGTCCCCGCCCCGGGTGACTTCGTCGTCGAGGGGGCACCACTGGTGCGCGTCCACCGGGTGGTCGGCGCAACGGATCGCCCGGTACCGACCGACGAGGCCAGCCAGGGGGTGACCATCGGCATGGAGCGCACCCCGGGCCAGGACGTCGGGTTCGGCTTCCGACAGTTGGCCGACATCGCCGAACGCGCGCTGTCCCCGGCCGTCAACGACGTGACCACCGCCGTGCGCGCCGTGCAGGAGGCGCACGACCTCCTGCGCCGACTCGCCACCCGCCCCGACCCCGTCCACGTCGTCCGGGACGACGACAGCACCGTACGCGTCCGGGTGGACGGGGTCCGGTACGACCTCCTACTGGCCATGGTCGTCGACGACATCCGACTGGTCGCCGATCAGCAGCCGCGCGTCGCGCGGCTGCTGGACGCTGTCCTGCGCGACCTGGCGACCGTCGCGCTTCCCGCGCACCGGGCGGCGATTGCGTGTCGGATGTCGCCGGCAGCCCACAGCAGCCACTGA